The DNA sequence CCACTTTTTCGCAATCTCGGCGTCAGGCTTCACTTCTCCTCGTGACCCGGCCTGACACGCCCCCTCATCCGCCCCTTCGGGGCACCTTCTCCCCGGGGGAGAAGGGAATGAATTCTTCCCTCTCCCCCGGGGAGAGGGTGGCCGAAGGCCGGGTGAGGGGATAAACCGGATAACGCCTTACAAGAAAAAAGCTCGCCTTGGCGGGCTTTTTTCTTTTCAAAGCAGCAAAACTCTGAAAAAATGCGCGGCATGACGGAATCGACCAAAGGAACCATCTATGCCCTGCTGTCCGTGGGCATGTTCGCCACCCTCGGCACCGGTTTCAAGGTGGCGGTGACCCATCTGGGCAGCTTCTCGGTCGTGGTCTGGATGGGTATCTGGGCCACCCTGGCCCTCTTGGCGTGGCTGGCATGGGAGCGGAGGCTCGGGCTCATGGCGGCCGAATTCCGCCGCCGGCCGCTGTTTTTCGTCCTTGCCGGGGTGATCGGCCTGGGGGTGCAGCAGCTGCTCTGCCTGAAGACCTACGAATATATCCCGGCCAGCCAGGCGGTGATCCTGCACTATACCTATCCCCTGGTCATGCTCTTCTTGTCGTGGCTGCTGTTTCGGGAACGGTCCGGCTGGCGAGCGGTGTTCTGCGTGGCGCTGGGGTTCGCCGGGGTCTGCGTGCTGGTGACGGCCGGCGGCGGGTTGGGCGATGTGCGCCTCTCGGTCGGGGTGGCGCTGGCCATGGGGACCTCCCTCTCCTTTGGCCTGTTCTGCGTGTTGATCAAGCATGCCCGTTTCCCGGTAACGGCCGGCATGTTTCTCTTCAATCTGTTCGGGCTGCTGTTCCTGCTCTGCCTCGTGCCCTTCTACCCCGTACGCTGGACGCCCGGTGGGGGCGACATGCTCCTGTTGGCCTACCTGGGGGTGGTGACCACCGCCCTGGCCCTGATCCTCTGGAACCGCGCCCTGCGCATGATCCCCACCAGCCGCTCGTCCAACTGCGCCCTGCTGGTGCCGATCCTGTCGCTGATCTGCATCGCCCTGGTGCTGAAGGAACACGTATCGGGCATGCAGGGGGTGGGCATGGCGGTCGTCATCGGCTCGGTCTTCCTGAACGTCAAGCTGGCAAACGTATCAAAGGCGTGAGCCCCGAATCCGCGGGGCCCGCGCGGCTCCTCTCGCTTGCATGCCTCTGTCCCGGCGTTGCCGGTCGTATTCCCCTTCCGGGCGGAGTACGTGCAGTAGAGCCGGCATGACGCTCCACGGGCGGCGTCGGGACCCCGGCCATGCCGCTCGCTCCGCCGCACAGGCCCCACGGATTCGGGGCGCGGCCGGATGCGGTTGGTTTGGGCAACTCACCTCTCCCGGATGATAAATCTATGGCACAGACATTCGATTGCGTGAAAGAGGGGATGAAGGCGGCGTGGCCGATCTGCCTGGGGTATTTCCCCATCGGTCTCTCCCTGGGGGTGCTCGCCCAAAAGGGGGGACTGCTCCCCTGGCAGGTAGGGCTCATGTCGATCGTAGTCTATGCCGGCGGCTCCCAGTTCATCGCCGTTGCCATGATCGGCAGCGGCGCCTCCATCCCGGCCATCGTTACCACCACCTTCATGGTCAACCTGCGCCACATGCTGATGAGCTCGGCTCTGGCGGTGCATTTTCCCGGCGTCTCCCGGCGGTTCCTGGCCCTGTTCGCCTATGGCCTGACTGACGAGAGTTTTGCCGTCAACATGGTCCGGTTCAACCGGGGCGACTGGGAGCGGCAGAGCGCCCTGACGCTCAACCAGGCTACCAACTTCACCTGGTTCGTCAGCACCGTGGCCGGGGTCTATGTGGGGCAGTTCATTCCCTCCGGCGCCCTGGGGATCGACTACGCCCTGACCGGTATGTTCATCTGCCTGCTGGTCTTCCAGTTGCGCGGCCCGGTTTTCGTTGCCACCGCCCTGATGGCGGCCTTCTGTTCCGTGGTAGCCTATCTCTGGCTGCCGGGCAACGCCTACGTGATCGTTGCCTCCACTGTGGCGGCAACGGCCGGATTCATGCTGAAACGCTCCCTGCGGCACCGGGGAGGGCGGCCATGAGCGCCACCGGCTACCTCCTGCTGATCCTCTGCATGGGCGTTGTGACCTACCTGCCGCGCATGCTGCCCCTGGTGACTTTCTCCCGCCGGAAACTTCCCCCCTGGTTTGTGGAGTGGCTGGAGTTGATCCCCCCCGCCATCCTGAGCGCCCTGATCGCTCCGACGCTGTTTACCCAGGCGGCGCCACGGCTGTTCGTCCTGGGCAAGATCGAGTTGCTGGCCGCCCTGCCGACCCTGGCCTTCGCCCTCAAGACCCGCTCGTTGGCCGGGACGGTGGTGGTGGGGATGCTCTGCTACTGGGGGCTGCATTATCTGGTATAATTCGACCTGCATCCGCGACACCTCCGCGACACCTCCACGGCTCCTCTCGCGTGACCTGCCCCAGTCCCGGCAGTGCCGGCATGATGCGGAATGGGCGGCGTTGGACTCAGGCCAGTCGCTCGTTCTGCCGTTCAGGCGCCACGGATTCAGGTCTCGTCCCACCCGGAACAGGGCTTTGTGGTTGCCAACGGGGCGGTTTGTGGGTAAAAGGAACAGGTAGACAATAGAGATCGGAGATCGGCAACAATGCATGTGGCGGAATGGAAGATAGGGCCGGAGTCGGTGCGGATGCTGGAGTTGGGGCACCCCTGGATCATTGCCGACACGTACACCAAGCGCTGGCCGACCGGTCAGGCCGGTCAACTGATTGAGCTGGCCGACGGCCAGGGGCGCTTCCTGGCAACGGCCCTGCTCGATCCGCAGGATCGCATCGTGGCACGGGTGCTGTCCCGGGAGCGGATACGCCTGGACCGCGCCTGGCTGACGAAGCGTCTTCAGGCGGCCCTCGAATTGCGCCACAACCATGCCGACCTGGGGGACACCACCGCCTACCGGCTGGTCAACGCC is a window from the Oryzomonas sagensis genome containing:
- a CDS encoding DMT family transporter; amino-acid sequence: MTESTKGTIYALLSVGMFATLGTGFKVAVTHLGSFSVVVWMGIWATLALLAWLAWERRLGLMAAEFRRRPLFFVLAGVIGLGVQQLLCLKTYEYIPASQAVILHYTYPLVMLFLSWLLFRERSGWRAVFCVALGFAGVCVLVTAGGGLGDVRLSVGVALAMGTSLSFGLFCVLIKHARFPVTAGMFLFNLFGLLFLLCLVPFYPVRWTPGGGDMLLLAYLGVVTTALALILWNRALRMIPTSRSSNCALLVPILSLICIALVLKEHVSGMQGVGMAVVIGSVFLNVKLANVSKA
- a CDS encoding AzlC family ABC transporter permease, translating into MAQTFDCVKEGMKAAWPICLGYFPIGLSLGVLAQKGGLLPWQVGLMSIVVYAGGSQFIAVAMIGSGASIPAIVTTTFMVNLRHMLMSSALAVHFPGVSRRFLALFAYGLTDESFAVNMVRFNRGDWERQSALTLNQATNFTWFVSTVAGVYVGQFIPSGALGIDYALTGMFICLLVFQLRGPVFVATALMAAFCSVVAYLWLPGNAYVIVASTVAATAGFMLKRSLRHRGGRP
- a CDS encoding AzlD domain-containing protein; this translates as MSATGYLLLILCMGVVTYLPRMLPLVTFSRRKLPPWFVEWLELIPPAILSALIAPTLFTQAAPRLFVLGKIELLAALPTLAFALKTRSLAGTVVVGMLCYWGLHYLV